A window of Amycolatopsis australiensis contains these coding sequences:
- the dacB gene encoding D-alanyl-D-alanine carboxypeptidase/D-alanyl-D-alanine endopeptidase, whose product MPENDQPMWPSSDEDRSSSGARSTTPASSSDASESVGEQSGVPKVTGSEAPKGSWFAPNVPPEPIPGLNAPAEKPSPPPAPAKQDLADRLGSREPKPAPVTESTQYIEVKQQPAAKPEADAQRTQHMAPQQQAPWVPVERNVWPAEQQDRQDEPQQEKAGSQPWREELQQWREEQQRREEQLKSAEAQRRDDGQQRADASATQRGEQPEAPWVERREGAQQQEQRQGDAQQEQRAEAPWAQRRDGAQQQEQPRDAQPEQRADAPQIQRREGAQEQRAEAPWAQRQDGAQQPQEQRRDDAQQQDQRADAPWTQRIELREDRTGDRPAEPADRRPALPPEPPRGVVPPASGGSLARPQRIEPDGQRFDAEATVGIERPTQFPGAFQQQPQPRSEPPAEAPPAEPAAGGEPPKKRRKGKIIALVVVVLLVLAGAGVAAATPKVANRLGLPWAPNAPKGDSPEPAAATRQLQGPDTAGQAPTANGVKSALAAAAGNSALGQLTGSVVDPVSSTTLWDHNSATAVTPASTTKVLTSAAALLAMDPNTRLSTKIVEGADPGTVILVGGGDVTLTALPLGTESPLYPGAAHVDELVAQVKKAKPNVKKVQVDLSLFKGATTAPGWAAGDAPSTFATQIGSVMADAGRMDPKNNGSQRVANAGSVLAATIASKLSASAGGQATAPKDAKVVAEVKSAPLTELVSDTMELSDDVLAEALARQVALAAGQEASFAGGAAATIKVLKDHGFDTSGVKLSDGSGISTENKIPAKLLTQLLAAAAAPEGKNPNTAKLRPMLAGLPVAGGSGTLADKRFETPASQAGRGWVRAKTGTLTGVNTLAGLVLDQDGRVLVFAFMSNGSDQQPGRDAIDALATSLRKCGCS is encoded by the coding sequence GTGCCGGAAAACGACCAGCCGATGTGGCCTTCGTCGGACGAAGACCGCTCGTCGTCCGGCGCGCGGAGCACCACGCCGGCGTCCTCGTCCGACGCGTCGGAGAGCGTCGGGGAACAGTCCGGCGTGCCCAAGGTCACAGGCAGCGAGGCCCCGAAAGGCTCGTGGTTCGCGCCGAACGTCCCACCTGAGCCGATCCCGGGGCTCAACGCGCCCGCGGAGAAACCGTCGCCCCCGCCGGCGCCGGCGAAGCAGGACCTGGCGGACCGGCTGGGGTCGCGCGAGCCGAAGCCCGCGCCGGTGACGGAGAGCACCCAGTACATCGAGGTGAAGCAGCAGCCGGCGGCCAAGCCCGAGGCGGACGCGCAGCGCACCCAGCACATGGCGCCGCAGCAGCAGGCGCCGTGGGTGCCGGTGGAACGCAACGTCTGGCCGGCCGAGCAGCAGGATCGCCAGGACGAGCCGCAGCAGGAGAAGGCCGGGTCGCAGCCGTGGCGGGAGGAGCTGCAGCAGTGGCGCGAGGAGCAGCAGCGCCGCGAAGAGCAGCTGAAGAGCGCCGAGGCGCAGCGCCGGGACGACGGTCAGCAGCGCGCCGACGCGTCCGCGACCCAGCGCGGGGAGCAGCCCGAGGCGCCCTGGGTTGAGCGCCGGGAGGGCGCCCAGCAGCAGGAGCAGCGCCAGGGCGACGCCCAGCAAGAGCAGCGAGCGGAGGCGCCCTGGGCCCAGCGCCGGGACGGTGCCCAGCAGCAGGAGCAGCCCCGGGACGCCCAGCCGGAACAACGAGCCGACGCGCCCCAGATCCAGCGCCGGGAGGGCGCGCAGGAGCAGCGAGCCGAGGCGCCCTGGGCCCAGCGCCAGGACGGTGCCCAGCAGCCGCAGGAGCAGCGCCGGGACGATGCCCAGCAGCAAGACCAGCGGGCCGACGCGCCCTGGACCCAGCGCATCGAGCTGCGGGAGGACCGGACGGGCGACCGTCCGGCGGAACCGGCCGACCGCCGTCCCGCGCTCCCGCCGGAGCCGCCGCGCGGGGTCGTCCCGCCCGCGTCGGGTGGCTCGCTGGCCCGGCCGCAGCGGATCGAGCCGGACGGGCAGCGGTTCGACGCCGAGGCGACCGTCGGGATCGAACGGCCCACCCAGTTCCCCGGCGCGTTCCAGCAGCAGCCTCAGCCTCGCTCCGAGCCGCCCGCCGAAGCCCCGCCCGCCGAGCCCGCGGCCGGCGGCGAGCCGCCGAAGAAGCGCCGCAAGGGCAAGATCATCGCGCTCGTCGTGGTCGTCCTGCTGGTGCTGGCCGGCGCCGGCGTCGCGGCCGCGACGCCGAAGGTGGCGAACCGCCTCGGCCTGCCGTGGGCGCCGAACGCCCCGAAGGGTGACAGCCCGGAGCCGGCGGCCGCGACGCGGCAGCTGCAGGGCCCGGACACGGCCGGCCAGGCGCCGACCGCGAACGGCGTCAAGTCGGCACTGGCCGCCGCGGCAGGCAACAGCGCGCTCGGGCAGCTCACCGGCAGCGTCGTCGACCCGGTGAGCAGCACGACGCTGTGGGACCACAACTCCGCGACCGCGGTGACACCCGCGTCGACGACGAAGGTGCTGACCTCCGCGGCCGCACTGCTCGCGATGGACCCGAACACGCGGCTGTCGACGAAGATCGTGGAGGGCGCCGACCCGGGCACGGTCATCCTCGTCGGCGGCGGCGATGTCACGCTCACCGCGCTGCCGCTGGGCACCGAATCGCCGCTGTACCCGGGCGCCGCGCACGTCGACGAGCTCGTCGCGCAGGTCAAGAAGGCCAAGCCGAACGTGAAGAAGGTGCAGGTCGACCTGAGCCTCTTCAAGGGCGCGACGACCGCGCCGGGCTGGGCCGCGGGCGACGCGCCGTCGACGTTCGCCACGCAGATCGGGTCGGTGATGGCCGACGCGGGCCGGATGGACCCGAAGAACAACGGCTCACAGCGCGTGGCCAACGCGGGCAGCGTGCTCGCCGCGACGATCGCGTCGAAGCTCAGCGCGTCGGCCGGTGGCCAGGCGACCGCGCCGAAGGACGCGAAGGTCGTCGCCGAGGTCAAGTCGGCGCCGCTGACCGAGCTGGTCTCCGACACGATGGAGCTGTCCGACGACGTGCTCGCCGAGGCCCTCGCGCGGCAGGTCGCGCTGGCCGCCGGCCAGGAGGCGAGCTTCGCCGGTGGCGCGGCGGCCACCATCAAGGTGCTGAAGGACCACGGCTTCGACACCTCGGGCGTCAAGCTGTCCGACGGCAGCGGCATCTCGACGGAGAACAAGATCCCGGCGAAGCTGCTGACCCAGCTCCTGGCGGCCGCGGCGGCGCCGGAGGGCAAGAACCCGAACACCGCGAAGCTGCGCCCGATGCTGGCCGGCCTGC
- a CDS encoding inorganic diphosphatase: protein MEFDVTIEIPKGERNKYEVDHKTGRIKLDRTLFTATQYPADYGFIDDTLGQDGDPLDVLVLVQEPTFPGCLIRCRAIGMFRMTDEKGPDDKVLAVPTNDPRLEHLRDIHHLNEFHKLEIQHFFEVYKDLEPGKSVEGSTWVGRTEAESEIARSYEREKDRLAKEEANGGH, encoded by the coding sequence GTGGAGTTCGACGTCACGATCGAAATCCCCAAGGGGGAGCGCAACAAGTACGAGGTCGACCACAAGACCGGCCGCATCAAGCTGGACCGGACCCTGTTCACGGCCACGCAGTACCCGGCCGACTACGGCTTCATCGACGACACGCTCGGCCAGGACGGCGACCCGCTCGACGTGCTGGTCCTCGTGCAGGAGCCGACGTTCCCGGGCTGCCTGATCCGCTGCCGCGCGATCGGCATGTTCCGGATGACCGACGAGAAGGGCCCGGACGACAAGGTCCTCGCGGTCCCGACGAACGACCCGCGCCTGGAGCACCTGCGCGACATCCATCACCTGAACGAGTTCCACAAGCTGGAGATCCAGCACTTCTTCGAGGTCTACAAGGACCTCGAGCCCGGCAAGAGCGTCGAGGGCTCGACCTGGGTCGGCCGCACCGAGGCCGAGAGCGAGATCGCCCGCTCGTACGAGCGTGAGAAGGACCGCCTGGCCAAGGAAGAGGCCAACGGCGGCCACTGA